The DNA sequence AAATCTATATCACATAGTTGTATATTTCCTCTTTTGTGAAACTTGCGTATGTGAGTAATCATTTCTGGCCAGTAACTGGTGGAATTGAACAGGTGATGTTAGATGTGGCAAAAGAAATGATGAAACGTGGGCATGAGGTAAGCGTACATTGTTCGAACATATCACCAGATTTTAAAAAATTGAAATCTTATGATGAACATGAAGGCATCAAGGTATTTAGATATCCATACAAGCTCAGAATTGGGTATTATACTTCATTGTTTGTACCCCAAATTACTGGCGTTGATATCATCCATTTAAATGGCTTCGGAATGTTGACAAACGATTACCTTGTTAGAAAATACCACAAAAAACTTCCAATCGTGTTTTCAACAATGCATGGTGTCAAAATTCCAACAAAAAAAATCATGAATAAAATTTATCACACACTTTATTTCCACATTATTGGTTTGCACACACTCAAACTTGCAGATAAAATCACCACACTTCAAGAACTGGATATACAACGACTGGAGGGTATGGGAATTCCGAGAAAAAAAATGGAGGATGTACCTCCGTTTCTTCCAGATGAATTGTTAGGAAAGAAATGGGAATTAGAGAATAAACCATTCGAAAGGTATATTATATTCTTGGGTAGATTGCATATCGAAAAATCACCTGTGCATCTTCTCCATGCATTGAAAAAAATTAAGAGAGATAATGTTGGACTTGTTTTTGTTGGACCTGATGATGGAGAACTGGTGAATCTAAGACAAGTATCTGCAAATTTTATGCTGGAAAAGAGGGTGAAATTTATTGGGAAGGTTGATGAGGAGAAAAAATATGGCTTGCTCGCAAATGCAGATCTTTTGGTTTTACCCTCTATGTACGAGGGATTTGGTATTGTCCTCCTCGAATCCTGGGCTATGTCCAAGCCAGTTATTGCATCCCGTGTCGGTGGTGTCCCATACATTGTTAGTGATGGCAAGGATGGGCTGCTTTATGAGTGGGGCGACATAGATGCG is a window from the Thermoplasmata archaeon genome containing:
- a CDS encoding glycosyltransferase family 4 protein, whose translation is MKLAYVSNHFWPVTGGIEQVMLDVAKEMMKRGHEVSVHCSNISPDFKKLKSYDEHEGIKVFRYPYKLRIGYYTSLFVPQITGVDIIHLNGFGMLTNDYLVRKYHKKLPIVFSTMHGVKIPTKKIMNKIYHTLYFHIIGLHTLKLADKITTLQELDIQRLEGMGIPRKKMEDVPPFLPDELLGKKWELENKPFERYIIFLGRLHIEKSPVHLLHALKKIKRDNVGLVFVGPDDGELVNLRQVSANFMLEKRVKFIGKVDEEKKYGLLANADLLVLPSMYEGFGIVLLESWAMSKPVIASRVGGVPYIVSDGKDGLLYEWGDIDALAKKIEFLLENDEVRKKMGEAGRKKVEEKYTRTKVVDKIERVYRELLETKS